The Spirochaeta lutea DNA window TCCCAGGAGCATTCCCACTATGACTTCCAGGGCAGTATGACCGTGCACCTCTTTGACGGGAGCAAACTCCGCCCGGCCCTCTTCCTGGAGCTGCTGTCCCAGGGCATTTAGGGCTCGGGCCTGCAGACCCGCAGCCCTGCGGACCCCCAGAGCATCCCGAATGGTGAGTATGCCGTAGAACAGGGCCAACCCGAAGAGGGACGAGTTAATCCCCTCCTGAAATCCGATGGCTACAGCCAGGGCGGTAACAAGGGAGGAATGGCTGGAGGGCATGCCACCGGTTTTCCACAGAAGGGTCTCAACCAGAAGCCCCCCCCTGGTGCGCTTACGGCGGAATATGTCTATAATAGTCTTGAGCAGCTGAGCGATGAACCAGCTGAAGAAGGCAGCGAGGAAGACTGGACTTGCGAATAAACTGAAGGCGTTCGCCTCTGTTCGAGCAACCATGATCACCAAGGATGGTATGCTACCGCGTATTTGTCAATAAGGAACAGAAAGAGAGTAAATCACAGCCATGGGTATACGACAGCTATTTGAGACGGTAAATCGCGATTGGACTCGGTTGGTTTGGCACATGCGGGGGTTGAAGGTCTACGCCCTGGTGGGAAAAAGTGGCACGGGAAAGAGTTTCCGGGCCCGGCTCCTCGCAGAGAAGCTCAAGATTGACGCCCTTATTGACGACGGCCTTCTCATCAAAGACCAGAAGATCATTGCCGGAAAGTCGGCAAAAAAAGAAGCGGCCTATCTGGCTGCGGTAAAGACCGCCCTCTTCACCGATCCAAACCACCGGGCACAGGTCAAAAAAGCCCTGGAATCCAGCAAGATAAAGCGGGTCCTGCTCCTTGGAACCAGCGACCGGATGATTCAAAAGATCTGCGAGATCCTCCAGCTGCCAAAACCCACAAAGATCATTCAAATTGAGGATATCGCCACCGCCGACGAGATAAATACAGCCATCCACTACCGCAAACATCACGGAAAACACGTAATCCCCGTACCGGCCATTGAGGTGAAAAAAAACTACCCGAAAATTATGGCGGATTCCCTGAAGATCATGCTGCGCAGCGGATTCGGGATGTTCAAACGCAGCAAACTCTACGAAAAAACCGTTGTCCGACCGGAGTTCAGCAACCGGGGTGTAATCAACATATCCGAAGCGGCCCTTTCCCAAATGATCATGCACTGTGTGGCCGAACATAGCCCGGGCTTTAAAATCCACAAGCTGGTGGTCCGCCAGGACGGTACCGGCTACTCCATGAATCTCCACCTGGACGTACCCTTCGGCCGTGAACTGGCTGCCTCCATCCACGATCTGCATACCTACATAATAGAGAAGCTTGAACAATACACGGGAATCATTGTGGACGAGCTGAACATTACGGTGAATAAGATCATTGATAAATGAGGTGCCCCCTGTCCAGACCCTCGGTCATGGGTGCAGAAGGATTCGGTACCGGCGGTGAGGTGCAGGAGGACCGGGTATCCGCTGACCTGCCGGCCCGTCCTTACCGCAGGCTGGTACCCTGCCTAACCCTCCCAGCCCGTCCTTACCATAAACCGATCTTTATCCGGCCCCCTATGACCCCGCCTGGTTGAACGCCGGGGATGTCGAGATCCGAGTCCAGCTGCGTTTCGGTTCTGGAGTTTTACCCCAGTGGGAATCGGTTAAATTTGACAGTACAACGGTTATCCAGGATACTATCTATGGAGGTAAGGAACCAATGAAACGGATTTTGTTGTTTTCGTTAATCTGTCTGCTGATGGGAGGGTTAGCGGCAGCCCAGGATAATACATTTGTATACGAAAGCACGCATTACCGCGTGCGGTCGAATGTGAGTGCGGACCATGCCCAGAGTACTGCAGATCAACTGGAGGCACTGGCCGTTCTCTTTAATGATTTCTTCCACTTTGATTTGGATGAATTGGATAACCCCTTGCGGGTTCAGGTCTTCCGGGAACAGCCCCAGTTTGACCGCTACCTGGAACGCCTCATCGGTGAGACCAGGGATGAGTTTGTATACCTACATTACAGCGACCCGTCCAGAAGCGAGTTGGTAGGCTTTTTAGGTACGAACCAGGAGCTGGGGAAGTCCATGACCCACCAGGCCTTTATTCAGTTTATCCGAGCCTTCGTACCCAATCCTCCCCTCTGGCTCCGGGAAGGGTTTGCCGTGTACTTCGAAGAGGCGCAGTACGAACCCGGGTTCGGTGCAGCCGTTGCCAAGGAAAACCTCAGCTGGCTTGAAACCCTGAAGACCATCCTGTTCGGGGAACGTATCGGTGAGGCCCTGACCCCGGAACAGATTCTGGCCATCGATACCGAGGCGGCCCGGGAACAGATCCAGGTCTTCTACCCCGAGGCCTGGGGAGTGGTAAACTACCTGGTGAATACCGACATCAAGGCGCATAACCGGATTCTCTGGGATTCCATCGCCGCCCTGTCACCCGAAGCAAGCCTCGCAGAAAACAGCGCCCGGGTATTACAGGCAGCCTTCCGCTGGGTACCCGAAGAAGATCTTTTGGAAAGCTTTTTATCCTACTTTGATGGGAAAAAGACCTACCGGGAACTCATCGAGGGTGGTGTCGCAGCCTACGAAGGCAAAGCATTGGATGATGCGGAGTACTATTTCCAACAGGCCATCAACCGCCGTGATACCAGTTATATTCCCTACTACTACCTGGGACTCATCAACTATGATCGGGGGAACCACAGCCTTGCCGGTCTGAATTACCAACAAGCCCTGGAAAAAGGCGCAACCCCGGCTCTAACCTACTATGCCCTGGGGGTCAATGCCTTCGCAGCAACGGAGTACGAAGAGGCCCGGGAGTACCTGGAAACCACCGTACGCCTGGACCCCGACAGCTTCACCGACAAGGCAGGAGAAATCCTGGCCCGCATTGAGGGATAAACCGGTAGAGGAATACCGCCGGGAGGCACCCGCATCCCTGGCCTGGGGCGGCTCAGCTGCGACCAAGCCCACAGGCGCCTGCCCGGAGTAGAATCCGGAAACAACCGGTGAAAGCCCGGGGTCAGCCCGGCAAAGAATGATCATTAAACCAGCCCCGGACTTGGCTGCAAGTCCGGGGCTGGTTTTTTCTCTATGGAGGCTCGTTCAACAGGGGGCTCGTTTACAAAGAGGCTCTATAAAAAGAGGCCCGTTCAAACCGAGGTTATGCACGGGCCATGGGCGAGGCTAGGATCAGTCGATAGTGCGCAAAGGCTTGTACAATCGCCCGGGGAAGCGTTCTACATCAGGATGGCGCATCGGGTTTTTGGCTCCCCGGTTTGGAGGGCTTCGAGCCGGATTTCGGTGCTGATGCCGGCCGGGATTTTCGCCGGGAACGCCGAGATCGGCCCCCGGAACCCTTGGATACGGTACCCGATGCCGGGTCTCCACCGTTCTTTGCACCCCCGCCCCGGGAGGGCCGGGAAGCCTTTTCCAGGGTATTGAGCAGGACGCCACTCTGGCGGTACCGCTTTTTCTGACGCATGAGGAAGACCACGGCCTGTTCTACATCGCGGTTAGCCGGGGTGAGGGGTTTAATGCATTCCTTGATCCCCTGGTATGCCAGGGGAAACACGTTCCGTCCCTCATCCTTCCAGGGGCTGCGATTGTAGAAATAATCGGCGCAGAGAAACGCGATAAACCGGCTGCGCCGGACCTCTCCATCGTTTTGTACATGTTGGTCCAGGGTATCCAGGAACGAGAAGAAGGAGGTTTGCACACCTTCCCCCTGCTCCTCAAAGAGGGTCTGAAACCCCGGAAGGAGGTACTGGAAGAGCCGGTAATCCATGAGACGGGAAAAGATGGCCCGGGAATTTCCCGACTGGAGGATCTTGAATAACTCCTCGGAGAGCCTGCTGGCAGAAATCTCCTGAAGCAGGGGGGATTCCCGGCGGATCCGCCGGCCGAGATTCCAGCCGATACTGCAACCCGTGGTAACGGCATACTTCACCGCCCGGATCATCCGCACCGGATCCTCCCGAAAAATCCGCTTTAGGGGAATAATAGGAACCAGCCGCCGGTTCCGGATATCCTGAAACCCGGTGTGAAAATCCAGCACCTGCTCCTTAACCGGATCATAGTACAACCCGTTCATGGTAAAATCACGACGGAAGGCATCTTCCTCTACATCGCCGTACACATTATTAAAGCCTTCGGCCTCAGCGGCCCTGAAGGTGGCGACCTCGATAATTTTTTGGTTCTGGAAGAAGATATGCACCAACCGAAAACGCTTACCGATAATCCGGGAGTTCCGGAATAACTTGCGGATCTGGTTGGGCTCCGCTGAAGTAGCAATATCAAAATCCTTGGGTTGACGCCGGAACAGTAAATCCCGAACCGCACCGCCTACGACGTAGGCCTCGTAGCCCTGACGCTGGAGCCGGCGGATTATCTTTACCGCATCAAAGTCGATGCCGTCCCGGGAAATAGAATGCTCTTCTTTTACATAGATTCTGGCCTGGGGAACGGGCTTTCCCCGGGGGCCGGTTTTATACCGAATTAACAATGCTGCTCTGCCTTTTGTTTCTGAGATACATTAACCATTCCATGGTATCGAAAAAACTCCGCGCTGACAATCCTTGAAAATCAGGCTATGGTACTGCTCCATGGTAGTAGGAAGTAAAGAAGAGGCAAGAATCTATCTCAATGCTCTCGGACGGGGTGATCGTCCCTTCTTTTTTTTAAGTGATTTTCATGCCACCCGCTGGTTTATCTGCCCCCTGGATAGTCTCAAGGATTGGAAGGTCCGGGCTGAATTGCAGCTGGAAACCGGCCCCCTCAGCCTGGGAGGAGCACCCGCCTCTCCGGGACAGCCCCGGAACGCCCCGGAAGCCCCGGGCATTCGAATCACCTCAAAAACCCCCCTAGACTTCCGCCAATACAGCCGGGGGTTTGAGATCGTCCAGGACCATCTGCGCCGGGGAAACAGCTTCCTGGTAAATTTGACCTACCCCACCCCCATCACCCTTTCCGGGGCCTCCCGGCCCCTGGATGCCCTGGTCCGCCAGAGTGGGGCGCCATGCAGGCTGACGGTGGGGGATCTGCGAATTAGTTCCCGGAGTTTTTCGGTTTTCAGCCCCGAACGCTTCGTGACCATCCGGGGCAACCGGATATCCAGCTTTCCCATGAAGGGTACCCGCAGAATCCCCGGGCCGGGAGCCGACCCCCAGATTACTGATCCGGACACCCTGCGGTGCTCCGCCCTGGGGAGCCTCATGACAAGCCCCAAGGAACAGGCGGAACACCGGACGGTGGTGGATCTGATCCGCAACGATCTCGGGATTTCCGCCCACCGGGTTTGGGTTGATTCCTACCGGTTCTCCCAGGTCATCCGAACGGGGGATTCCGAGCTGGTTACCACCAGTTCCCGGATCTGCGGTGCCCTGGAGGAGGGGTGGTCCGCCCGGGCGGGGGATATTCTGACCAGTCAGCTGCCCGCGGGTTCGGTTTCCGGGGCACCCAAGGCAAAGACCCTGGAGATCATCCGGGCGGCGGAGCTGGATGACCGGGGATTCTACTGCGGGGTTGCCGGGGTTTGGCTTCCCCCAGACCGGGGAGCCGGGAGGCGCTCCGGCCCCGGGGGCGGACTGGCCCCGGCCGAGGGAGAAGGGACCGGGCCGAGCCTGGAGAGTTGGGTGCTCATCCGGTATATTGAGCAGGTGGGTGATGCCTACGCCTTCCGCTCCGGGGGCGGCATTACGATCTACAGCGATGTCTGGGAGGAATACCGTGAGCTTGTCGATAAAATCGCCATCCCTGTTAGTTGAAAGCATTTGCATTCGGGACGGCCGGGTTCTGGCCCTGGAGTACCACCAGGAACGCTTGGACCGGAGCCGGAGGGAACTAGGGTTTTCCGGAGCCCTGCCCCTCGCGCCGGCGGTGCAGGAGGCCTACCGGTCCTGGCAGGCTGGGGAACATCCACCGGCCGGAGGGTCGGATGACAGGCATCCCGGGAATGCCGGAGCAGGTCTTGCCGCTGGAGGAGTCGTGAAGTGCCGGGTGCTCTACGACCGGTCGATTCAGGAAATAGAGTTTGAAGTCTACAAACCCAGGAAATTCACGGCTTGCCGGCCCGTTGAATCACCCTACCCCCTGGATTACCACCTGAAGTACCGGGACCGGAGCTGTTTCGAGGGGGTGAATGAGCTGGTGCCTCCGGGAATCTGTCCCCTGATCTGCCGCCACGGCTGGCTCACCGATGCCCTGCATGCCAATATCGCCCTGTTGGTGAAGGGGGAATGGCTCACCCCGGAAACCCCGCTCCTGGGGGGTACCATGCGGCGGCGGCTGCTGGAGCAAAAAAAAATCAGACCGGCCGCCCTGCGCCGGGAATGGTTACCCCTGGCAGAGCGAATCAGCCTGATTAATGCCCTCAATCCTCTGGATGCCCAGGTATTGCCCCTGGGTTAGATTCAGGGACTGACCACCTTGGCGAGGGAGGTTATTACCGATGCCAGGCGGATGGCCTCCCATACCTGGTCCTCCGTCGCGCCGGCTTGAAGCACCGAGGCTTCATGGCTCTTCACACACATCTCGCAGCCGTTCACCGCTGACACTACCAGACTCGCCAGTTCGAAGAACATCTTCCCGGTTACCGGGCGCATCATGATATTCATCCGCATCCGTGCGGGTTTTTTCTCGTAATCGGGCTTGTCAACAAAGTGCCGGAAGCGGTAGAGAACATTGTTCGCCGAGAGCAGGGAGGCACAGCCAGCCATTTCAGCGATCTCTCCCGGCTCGGCACCCTGGCCGGCGGATGAGTCCTCGAACGCCCGGATGAGGACCGGATTTCCCGCGTTTACCGCCAGGGCGTAGGCCAGCAGATGAGCCTGTTTGGCGCTTAGTGTCTGGGTATTCAGGGCCGTCTTGAGGTTCATCCGGAGATCCTTGATGTAACTGCTTTCCCCGGATAGCAGGGTCTCCGCCACGGGCATGGATTGGAAAGTCCCCTGGTTAACCCCGAGATCCTGGAGCAGATCCTGGAAGGTCTCGTGCATTTCGCTCATGACTCCCCCTAGGCGCTGAGGGTATCTTCACCCTTGGTCCAGTTGCAGGGGCAAAGCTCGTCGGTTTGCAGGGCGTCCAGGGTTCGGAGAACCTCTTCCACGTTCCGGCCCACATTCAGATCGTTAACACTAACCCAGCGAATGATACCGTCGGGATCTACAATAAAGGTGGCACGGTAGGCTACCTTTTCTTCCTTTTCAAGGATTCCCAGGGATTCAGCCAGACTCTTGGATGTATCGGCAATCATGGGAAAGCGTAATCCCCGTAGATCGTCGTGGTCCTTTCTCCAGGCGAGGTGGACGAACTCGCTGTCTGTGGAAGCCGCATAGAGTACGGTATCCCTATCCCGGAATTCCGGGTACTGGCTGTTAAACTCCGCAATCTCTGTGGGACAAACGAAGGTAAAATCCTTGGGATACCAGAACATTACCATCCACTTACCGTCCTTTTTATGATCCTCATGGGTTACGGTTTCGAATTCCTTTCCCTTCTCCAGGGAAACTGTTGCCAATTTAGAAAACTCAGGAAAGCTGTCACCAATGGTTAGCATATCCACTCCTCTTTATTAAGAATTATTCTTACTAACAAGGAGCCTATCAAATCATCCGAAGCTGTACAAGCCCCGGGAATCTTAATACAATGGCCAGCACCGACAAAACCGAACTCCACGCGAAAGGAAGTAGATTATGGGTGACCTCATTCAGCCCCGGGTACTAAAGGGATTCAGGGATGTTCTTCCCGATCAGGAAGCAGCACGACGGAAGATTCTGGAAACCATCGAGGAGGTCTGCACGACCTTCGGGTTTGTTCCCATCGATACCCCAGCTCTGGAGTACTCCGAAGTACTTCTGGGAAAAGGAGGGGGCGAGACGGATAAGCAGGTGTACCAGTTCAGCGATCATGGAGGCAGGGATGTGGCCCTACGGTTCGACCTTACCGTACCCTTTGCCCGGTACATGGCCGCCCATAGCCGGGAGCTCTATCTTCCCTTTAAACGCTACCACTTTGGCAAGGTGTACCGGGGAGAAAACACCCAGAAGGGACGATACCGGGAATTCATGCAATGCGATTTTGATTGTGTGGGGGTAGATTCCCCTGCAGCGGATATGGAGATTCTCCTGATGATGCACCGGGCCTTTACCCAACTGGGTATCCGGGGTGTGGAGATTCGCCTGAGCCACCGGGGCATATTCAACCGGTTCCTGGATCACCTGGGAGTCCGGGAAAATTCCGTAGAAATCCTTCGCAGCGTTGATAAGCTGAAAAAAATCGGCCGGGAAAAGACCCTGGACCTGCTCCGGAGCCTGGTTTCCGCCGAACAGGCCGAGTCCATCCTTTCCTTTATAACCCCCCGGGATTCGAACGCAGAAACCCTCGCTGCCATGGAGGATCTGGCCGGAGGACCGGGAGAAGACAGCGGCCGGGTATCGACCATCCTATCCTGGGCAGATTCCCTCGGCCTGGGTAGTTCATTCATCCTGGATCCGTCCATCACCCGGGGACTGGATTATTACACCGGTATCGTCTACGAGACCTTCCTCCAGGAGATTCCGGAGATCGGGTCGGTGTGCTCAGGGGGACGGTACAATAACCTTGCGGGATTGTATACCAAGGAACAGCTTCCCGGGGTAGGAAGCAGCATCGGCCTGGACCGCCTGGTAGCCGCCCTGGAGGAGCTTGGCCGGCTGGAGGATCAGAGCAGCGCAGCCGATGTTATCGTCTTCTGCATGGATGATTCCCTGATGGCCCAATACCTCGGGGTGGCTCAGGCCTTTCGGGATGCCGGGTTCCGGGCCGAGGTATACCCAGAAAACCGGAAGCTCGGTCCGCAGTTTTCCTACGCAGAAAAGAAACACATCCCCCTGGGTATAATCCTCGGCGAAGAGGAACACAGCCGGGGTACCCTGCAGCTTCGGGATCTGCGACAGCGCCAGAGTATCCCCGGCCTCTCCCTGGAAGAAGCATTAGCCCGGGCAACGGAGCTTATTTCCTAGGGCGGTGCCCGGTATCCTCGGTAGATCCCCGGAAACACCGGTTTCAGGGCAGCTTCGACCCTAATACTCTTAATAGTTCTTGACGGATGCCTCAGAACACCTCAAAGTAGAGGTAATGGAAAAAAAAGTTTCAGGGGTTCACCCCCCGGGGAAGGTAATCCGGGCTCTCCGGCTGATGCTGCCCTGGGGGATACTGATTATCCTCAGTCTACCCCTCGCCGGCCAAGCCGGTGACGGGGCTGAAGCCCGGGGGGCAGAGATCGTAACCCTTTCGGGATACGATCAGGTCTACGATTTTGGTTCCTTTTCGGGAGTGCGCTGGAACACCGGTGATGAACCGGCGTACCGGCAACCCGGATACGACGATTCCGCCTGGACGACCGTTAC harbors:
- a CDS encoding divergent PAP2 family protein, producing MVARTEANAFSLFASPVFLAAFFSWFIAQLLKTIIDIFRRKRTRGGLLVETLLWKTGGMPSSHSSLVTALAVAIGFQEGINSSLFGLALFYGILTIRDALGVRRAAGLQARALNALGQQLQEEGRAEFAPVKEVHGHTALEVIVGMLLGLFIALGFSIL
- a CDS encoding peptide ABC transporter ATPase, whose protein sequence is MGIRQLFETVNRDWTRLVWHMRGLKVYALVGKSGTGKSFRARLLAEKLKIDALIDDGLLIKDQKIIAGKSAKKEAAYLAAVKTALFTDPNHRAQVKKALESSKIKRVLLLGTSDRMIQKICEILQLPKPTKIIQIEDIATADEINTAIHYRKHHGKHVIPVPAIEVKKNYPKIMADSLKIMLRSGFGMFKRSKLYEKTVVRPEFSNRGVINISEAALSQMIMHCVAEHSPGFKIHKLVVRQDGTGYSMNLHLDVPFGRELAASIHDLHTYIIEKLEQYTGIIVDELNITVNKIIDK
- a CDS encoding tetratricopeptide repeat protein — translated: MKRILLFSLICLLMGGLAAAQDNTFVYESTHYRVRSNVSADHAQSTADQLEALAVLFNDFFHFDLDELDNPLRVQVFREQPQFDRYLERLIGETRDEFVYLHYSDPSRSELVGFLGTNQELGKSMTHQAFIQFIRAFVPNPPLWLREGFAVYFEEAQYEPGFGAAVAKENLSWLETLKTILFGERIGEALTPEQILAIDTEAAREQIQVFYPEAWGVVNYLVNTDIKAHNRILWDSIAALSPEASLAENSARVLQAAFRWVPEEDLLESFLSYFDGKKTYRELIEGGVAAYEGKALDDAEYYFQQAINRRDTSYIPYYYLGLINYDRGNHSLAGLNYQQALEKGATPALTYYALGVNAFAATEYEEAREYLETTVRLDPDSFTDKAGEILARIEG
- the pcnB gene encoding polynucleotide adenylyltransferase PcnB; the protein is MLIRYKTGPRGKPVPQARIYVKEEHSISRDGIDFDAVKIIRRLQRQGYEAYVVGGAVRDLLFRRQPKDFDIATSAEPNQIRKLFRNSRIIGKRFRLVHIFFQNQKIIEVATFRAAEAEGFNNVYGDVEEDAFRRDFTMNGLYYDPVKEQVLDFHTGFQDIRNRRLVPIIPLKRIFREDPVRMIRAVKYAVTTGCSIGWNLGRRIRRESPLLQEISASRLSEELFKILQSGNSRAIFSRLMDYRLFQYLLPGFQTLFEEQGEGVQTSFFSFLDTLDQHVQNDGEVRRSRFIAFLCADYFYNRSPWKDEGRNVFPLAYQGIKECIKPLTPANRDVEQAVVFLMRQKKRYRQSGVLLNTLEKASRPSRGGGAKNGGDPASGTVSKGSGGRSRRSRRKSRPASAPKSGSKPSKPGSQKPDAPS
- a CDS encoding chorismate-binding protein, with translation MVVGSKEEARIYLNALGRGDRPFFFLSDFHATRWFICPLDSLKDWKVRAELQLETGPLSLGGAPASPGQPRNAPEAPGIRITSKTPLDFRQYSRGFEIVQDHLRRGNSFLVNLTYPTPITLSGASRPLDALVRQSGAPCRLTVGDLRISSRSFSVFSPERFVTIRGNRISSFPMKGTRRIPGPGADPQITDPDTLRCSALGSLMTSPKEQAEHRTVVDLIRNDLGISAHRVWVDSYRFSQVIRTGDSELVTTSSRICGALEEGWSARAGDILTSQLPAGSVSGAPKAKTLEIIRAAELDDRGFYCGVAGVWLPPDRGAGRRSGPGGGLAPAEGEGTGPSLESWVLIRYIEQVGDAYAFRSGGGITIYSDVWEEYRELVDKIAIPVS
- a CDS encoding aminotransferase class IV, encoding MSLSIKSPSLLVESICIRDGRVLALEYHQERLDRSRRELGFSGALPLAPAVQEAYRSWQAGEHPPAGGSDDRHPGNAGAGLAAGGVVKCRVLYDRSIQEIEFEVYKPRKFTACRPVESPYPLDYHLKYRDRSCFEGVNELVPPGICPLICRHGWLTDALHANIALLVKGEWLTPETPLLGGTMRRRLLEQKKIRPAALRREWLPLAERISLINALNPLDAQVLPLG
- a CDS encoding carboxymuconolactone decarboxylase family protein codes for the protein MSEMHETFQDLLQDLGVNQGTFQSMPVAETLLSGESSYIKDLRMNLKTALNTQTLSAKQAHLLAYALAVNAGNPVLIRAFEDSSAGQGAEPGEIAEMAGCASLLSANNVLYRFRHFVDKPDYEKKPARMRMNIMMRPVTGKMFFELASLVVSAVNGCEMCVKSHEASVLQAGATEDQVWEAIRLASVITSLAKVVSP
- a CDS encoding peroxiredoxin, with the translated sequence MLTIGDSFPEFSKLATVSLEKGKEFETVTHEDHKKDGKWMVMFWYPKDFTFVCPTEIAEFNSQYPEFRDRDTVLYAASTDSEFVHLAWRKDHDDLRGLRFPMIADTSKSLAESLGILEKEEKVAYRATFIVDPDGIIRWVSVNDLNVGRNVEEVLRTLDALQTDELCPCNWTKGEDTLSA
- the hisS gene encoding histidine--tRNA ligase, which translates into the protein MGDLIQPRVLKGFRDVLPDQEAARRKILETIEEVCTTFGFVPIDTPALEYSEVLLGKGGGETDKQVYQFSDHGGRDVALRFDLTVPFARYMAAHSRELYLPFKRYHFGKVYRGENTQKGRYREFMQCDFDCVGVDSPAADMEILLMMHRAFTQLGIRGVEIRLSHRGIFNRFLDHLGVRENSVEILRSVDKLKKIGREKTLDLLRSLVSAEQAESILSFITPRDSNAETLAAMEDLAGGPGEDSGRVSTILSWADSLGLGSSFILDPSITRGLDYYTGIVYETFLQEIPEIGSVCSGGRYNNLAGLYTKEQLPGVGSSIGLDRLVAALEELGRLEDQSSAADVIVFCMDDSLMAQYLGVAQAFRDAGFRAEVYPENRKLGPQFSYAEKKHIPLGIILGEEEHSRGTLQLRDLRQRQSIPGLSLEEALARATELIS